The Nitrosococcus watsonii C-113 genome includes the window TTGTGTAGGATAGGTGGGAGGCAATGAAGCGTGATCGCTAGATTGCGTGGAGCCATCCTTGAAATACCACCCTGGCATGTTTGGAGTTCTAACCTAGGCCCGTTAACCGGGTCGGGAACAGTGCATGGTGGGTAGTTTGACTGGGGCGGTCTCCTCCCAAAGGGTAACGGAGGAGCGCGAAGGTACCCTCAGCGCGGTCGGAAATCGCGTAGTGAGTGCAAAGGCAAAAGGGTGCCTGACTGCGAGACGGACAGGTCGAGCAGGGGCGAAAGCCGGTCTTAGTGATCCGGTGGTTCTTAGTGGAAGGGCCATCGCTCAACGGATAAAAGGTACTCCGGGGATAACAGGCTGATACCGCCCAAGAGTTCATATCGACGGCGGTGTTTGGCACCTCGATGTCGGCTCATCACATCCTGGGGCTGTAGCAGGTCCCAAGGGTATGGCTGTTCGCCATTTAAAGTGGTACGCGAGCTGGGTTTAGAACGTCGTGAGACAGTTCGGTCCCTATCTGCCGTAGGCGTTGGAGATTTGAGAGGAGCTGCTCCTAGTACGAGAGGACCGGAGTGGACGGACCTCTGGTGTTCCGGTTGTCACGCCAGTGGCATTGCCGGGTAGCTATGTCCGGAAGGGATAACCGCTGAAGGCATCTAAGCGGGAAGCCTTCCTTAAGATGAGATCTCCCTGAACCTACGAGGTTCCTGAAGGGTTGTTGGAGACGACAACGTTGATAGGCGGGGTGTGGAAGCGCAGTAATGTGTGAAGCTAACCCGTACTAATGGCCCGTGAGGCTTGACCATATAACACCCAAGCGAGTTGGGCGTGTTGCCTAGAGAGACTTCTCTTTTTTGCCTGGTGGCCATAGCGAGTAGGTCCCACCCGATCCCATTCCGAACTCGGAAGTGAAACTGCTCAGCGCCGATGATAGTGTGGGATTACCCATGTGAAAGTAGGTCACTGCCAGGCGCCTTAAATAGAAGCCCCCAGCGGGATAACTCCCGCTGGGGGCTTTCCTTTTTCGCTAGAAATAGCTCTAGCGTGCCATCTTTCTGTTCGTACAGCCATTTTTGCTGTGTGCGAGGGGGGCCAACGTCTATCTTTATTACATCTCTCCCTACAGCATTCTTTTTAATTAAGCCAAAAAATGAGGGGGATTAGTTTGAGATGTTAGTGTTCTTTATGGGAAGGCTCTTTATCTCTTCAGCAACTTGACTAAATTGTTTGATTTGATTAAATCCTAAGCTTACGATCTTTGAGCCAAAATCCTTAATAATAAGGAAAAACTTTGGAATTTTATAACCAAGGTATATGATACTTGCCACTACTGCTGTTGCAATTACAATAGCAAAAAAAGCATGCAGTCCAAAAAAATTCAGAATATTAAATAGATGATAAATGCCTGCAAGGGGTATAAGAAACAGTGCCCCTATGTAAACGAACATAATATAAATATAAAATACTAGAGCGCTAAATTGAATGAATCTCACTAGCGCTAAACTTAAGCATCGTGCCATAGCTCTGTAATTTATCATGAATTATATAGTTTATACTTAATGCTGCTCAATGCAGCCCCTACCCCTTAAAAATTGCCCTCTGCGCTGGCCAGCTTCCAAATATTTATCATGGCATAATTGTCGCCTTACATAGAAGTTTATAGAAAGTTTCTTCCGTAAATAAATATTGCTACCATTTATTATAGCTGCACAAGCGTCTTTAAAGCGACAGAATTCTCGCTAGAAACCAAGTAAAGTATTATTTACCTGGGTTTGAGAAAAGCTTAAGGATTATAAATATACCCTAGCGAGGTGTGTTAATACAATACGTGTTTTAGGTAAACCTTCTGCCACATTATTTTTTGAATTATTTACGCAGTAAACTTTTAACTCATATTAAATTATAAGCAAATGCGCCGACTGATGATCAATGGACTATAGTTATAATGATGAGCGGTAAAAAATGGTTATGAGGACCTAATATTTTATTTTGGGGGAACTGGTTTTTCAGCAAATAAATAAAGAGGCTGCAAATTCTTATGAAAAAAACAACCGATAAGCCTAATCATTTAAAAAATACAGCTAGCCAATTGGAAGGCTTCTCTAAAGAAGAAAAAAGACAACGTTCCCGTTTGGATATTGAAGCGGTGCAAAAAGCTTATAAACGCTATGCAGCCCTCTATGACACCTGGTTTGGGCCGATAATGCAACGGGGACGCAAGGAGAACATTGCAAGATTAACCTGCCAACCGGGTGATAGAATTCTGGAGGTGGGCGTTGGAACCGGCCTTTCTTTGCCGCTATACCCTTCTTTTGTCCAGGTAACGGGAATTGATATTTCCCCTGAGATGTTGGAGCGAGCAGATGCTCGGAAAAAGCGTTTAGGGTTGGAAAATGTAGTCGAGCTACGAGTGATGGATGCCGAATATATGGAATTCCCTGATAATAGCTTCGATAAGGTTACAGCGACCTATGTGGCTTCTGTAGTCCCTCACCCTGGGCGATTAGTCGATGAATTAAAGCGCGTCTGCAAACCGGACGGAGAGCTTTTTATACTGAATCATTTTCAAAGTACCAATCCAGTGCTTGCTGGAATGGAACATTTACTTTCACCTCTTTCTCGATTTCTTGGATTCCACCCGGATCTTTGTTTAGATTCTTTTGTGAAAGAAACCGATCTGGAAGTCATTGATATTACTTCTACCAATCTCTTTGGTTATTGGAAATTAGTACGAGCACGGAATAATAAGCGGTTAACAGCCGGAGTTGCGGATCAGTCAGCCGTTAAAATAGCTGCCTCTCACTAGAATACCTTTAAAAAAGGAGGAAGGATATATACCCCTCCCCGAATATCTCTAAGACATTCTTTAAAAGCCAACGCCGAGGTACCCACCAACGGTCCAGAATTGATTATCAGTAAAAGTTTGGTCATCGGTCCAGTGCCATCGGCCATCAACGCCTACCTTTAATGCCTTCCAGATCGTGTACTCAGCACCTGCGCCAACCTGGAAGCCAATATCTAAAACTGTTACCGGATCGGAAGGCGGGCTAATCACATGGATATCGAGTCCGGCTGGGATAATCCAGGGCTGAAATTTCCCCCACTGCGTAAACTTGATCTTAGGTGAGGCGCTTACGGTTAGCATCGTGAGTTCAGTATTTCCAGTTTCTGGAGAGGGCTTTGCGAGTACGGAGAGTGCTGTGGGCTGGGATCGTGAGCCGAAATGTTTATACTCCAAACCTAACTCAGCTAGTATTGATGCGCC containing:
- a CDS encoding class I SAM-dependent methyltransferase produces the protein MKKTTDKPNHLKNTASQLEGFSKEEKRQRSRLDIEAVQKAYKRYAALYDTWFGPIMQRGRKENIARLTCQPGDRILEVGVGTGLSLPLYPSFVQVTGIDISPEMLERADARKKRLGLENVVELRVMDAEYMEFPDNSFDKVTATYVASVVPHPGRLVDELKRVCKPDGELFILNHFQSTNPVLAGMEHLLSPLSRFLGFHPDLCLDSFVKETDLEVIDITSTNLFGYWKLVRARNNKRLTAGVADQSAVKIAASH
- a CDS encoding porin family protein, translated to MRTQAEARDPEQQVEQLEERVTKVERIKTSQDEGHMLFFRGGYTELNDPRTGQVLTDLGTSANNDDNGWYVGGGFDFLLSDDVWGLWDGASILAELGLEYKHFGSRSQPTALSVLAKPSPETGNTELTMLTVSASPKIKFTQWGKFQPWIIPAGLDIHVISPPSDPVTVLDIGFQVGAGAEYTIWKALKVGVDGRWHWTDDQTFTDNQFWTVGGYLGVGF